A genome region from Methylobacterium sp. FF17 includes the following:
- a CDS encoding cupin domain-containing protein — MNDDHTHEQHAHGHGEAPIGERWKHDGVRVIPGDKLDANTAQSPGMFRQAAINHARVGAQKIWAGTVAIAPDAKTGVHHHGALESVIYVVSGRARMRWGERLEYVAEAGPGDFIFVPPYVPHQEINADPDQPLNCVLVRSDNEAVVVNITDVEPVERPEVVHWVDPIHKHPSETETR, encoded by the coding sequence ATGAACGACGACCACACCCACGAGCAGCACGCACACGGACACGGAGAAGCGCCGATCGGCGAGCGCTGGAAGCACGACGGCGTCCGCGTGATTCCGGGCGACAAGCTCGACGCCAACACGGCCCAGTCGCCGGGCATGTTCCGTCAGGCCGCGATCAACCATGCGCGCGTCGGAGCCCAGAAGATCTGGGCCGGGACCGTGGCGATCGCGCCCGATGCCAAGACCGGCGTGCACCACCACGGCGCCCTGGAGAGCGTGATCTACGTGGTCTCGGGCCGGGCCCGCATGCGCTGGGGCGAGCGCCTCGAATACGTGGCGGAGGCGGGGCCGGGCGACTTCATCTTCGTACCACCCTACGTGCCGCACCAGGAGATCAACGCCGACCCGGACCAGCCCCTGAACTGCGTCCTCGTGCGCTCCGACAACGAGGCCGTGGTGGTCAACATCACCGATGTGGAGCCGGTCGAGCGCCCCGAGGTGGTCCACTGGGTCGACCCCATCCACAAGCATCCTTCCGAAACCGAGACCCGCTGA
- a CDS encoding ABC transporter permease, whose product MWAGWRRGGRLVLGLLLPLSFALAWEIAVRGGWAQGRLLPPPSRVLDALLILARSGDLGLHVRATLLRVTLGFLGGAGIGIVAGALTGTLPVVRHLVDPGLQALRAVPSLAWVPLFILWLGILETPKVVLIAVGVFFPVYIGVSGAIASVDRKLVEVGRLFRLSNLALARRILLPAVLPGTIVALRTGLGLGVLFVVAAELMGASEGLGYLLVEGQQFGKPDQILAAILAFAVLGKLADALLILLTRPLLRWQDVSRDVL is encoded by the coding sequence ATGTGGGCCGGCTGGCGTCGGGGCGGCCGCCTCGTCCTAGGCCTTCTCCTCCCCTTGAGCTTCGCCCTTGCCTGGGAGATCGCCGTTCGCGGCGGATGGGCGCAGGGACGGCTGCTTCCACCCCCGAGCCGGGTGCTCGACGCGCTCCTGATCCTGGCGCGGTCCGGTGACCTCGGGCTGCACGTGCGGGCGACGCTGCTGCGCGTAACCCTCGGTTTCCTCGGCGGCGCTGGGATCGGGATCGTGGCCGGAGCGCTTACCGGAACCCTGCCGGTGGTGCGCCATCTCGTCGACCCCGGGCTGCAGGCCCTGCGCGCCGTGCCGTCCCTGGCCTGGGTTCCGCTCTTCATCCTCTGGCTCGGCATCCTGGAGACGCCGAAGGTGGTGCTGATCGCGGTAGGCGTGTTCTTTCCCGTCTATATCGGCGTCTCGGGAGCGATCGCCTCCGTCGATCGCAAGCTCGTGGAGGTTGGTCGCCTCTTCCGGCTGTCGAACCTCGCGCTCGCCCGCCGCATCCTGCTCCCGGCGGTCCTGCCCGGCACGATCGTGGCGCTGCGCACCGGTCTCGGCCTCGGCGTCCTGTTCGTGGTGGCGGCCGAGCTCATGGGCGCTTCCGAGGGCCTCGGCTACCTGCTCGTGGAGGGTCAGCAATTCGGCAAGCCGGACCAGATTCTCGCTGCGATCCTGGCCTTCGCGGTCCTGGGTAAGCTCGCCGACGCGCTCCTGATTCTCCTGACCCGGCCGCTGCTGCGCTGGCAGGATGTGTCGCGCGACGTACTCTGA
- a CDS encoding aliphatic sulfonate ABC transporter substrate-binding protein — protein MIDRRHALRAAAALGLLALTPVAGRGAEPKRLRIGFQKSSTLIALLKLDVALEKALEPLGVTVSWHEFTSGLPIMEALNAGQIDVSADVADTVPIFAQAAQANITYIAQEAASPSAQAILVNKGSDLRSVAELKGRKVAVTKGAGSHYLLLAALAAEGLPFKAISPAYLTPSDGRAALASGSVEAWVAWDPFLSAAEQQTGARILRDGTGLSQYKRYYLASADYAAQRADVLAILFAKLRETGAWVKANPDAAANRLGTLWKLEPAVVLQANGRRSYAVEPVTRAGLAEQQTIADAFRAEGLLPRPVDASALGIWVPPSL, from the coding sequence ATGATCGATCGTCGCCACGCCCTGCGGGCCGCCGCCGCGCTGGGCCTCCTCGCCCTGACGCCCGTCGCCGGCCGCGGCGCCGAGCCGAAGCGCCTGCGTATCGGCTTCCAGAAATCCTCGACACTCATCGCCCTGTTGAAGCTCGACGTGGCCCTGGAGAAGGCCCTGGAGCCGCTCGGCGTGACCGTCTCGTGGCACGAATTCACCAGCGGTCTGCCTATTATGGAGGCACTCAATGCCGGGCAGATCGACGTTTCCGCGGATGTCGCCGACACCGTGCCGATCTTCGCGCAGGCCGCACAGGCCAACATCACCTACATCGCCCAGGAAGCCGCCTCGCCGTCGGCGCAGGCGATCCTGGTGAACAAGGGTTCTGACCTGAGGAGCGTGGCCGAGCTGAAGGGCCGCAAGGTCGCGGTGACCAAGGGCGCCGGCAGCCATTACCTGCTGCTGGCGGCCCTCGCTGCCGAGGGCCTGCCGTTCAAGGCGATCAGTCCGGCCTATCTCACCCCGTCGGACGGACGCGCGGCGCTGGCCAGCGGCAGCGTCGAGGCCTGGGTCGCGTGGGATCCGTTCCTCTCGGCGGCGGAGCAGCAGACGGGCGCGCGCATCCTGCGCGACGGCACCGGTCTCTCCCAGTACAAGCGCTACTACCTCGCGAGCGCCGACTACGCGGCGCAGCGCGCCGATGTCCTGGCGATCCTGTTCGCCAAGCTACGTGAGACGGGCGCCTGGGTGAAGGCCAACCCCGACGCCGCCGCGAACCGACTCGGCACCCTGTGGAAGCTGGAACCCGCCGTCGTCCTGCAGGCGAACGGCCGGCGCAGCTACGCCGTCGAGCCGGTGACGCGGGCGGGACTCGCCGAGCAGCAGACCATCGCGGACGCCTTCCGGGCCGAAGGGCTCCTGCCCCGCCCCGTCGACGCCTCCGCCCTCGGGATCTGGGTGCCGCCGTCCCTCTGA
- a CDS encoding transporter substrate-binding domain-containing protein, with protein sequence MHFTKRSLFLALGLGAALWSSGGALAQDALATITKSKTVKIGVPADYPPYGFVGLDLKPIGLDIDVANLIGAKLGAAVELVPVVSANRIPYLQTKKIDLIVSTLGKNEERLKIIDFSAAYAPFYQGVFALKSTAIKSFDDLAGKTVAVTRGAMEDEMIGKVAPTSSVIQRFEDQAATTAAFAAGQTQVIATSVSNIGVLSRKSPNLGVEYKLLLRDSPCFVGISKGEDALLARVNEIVLAAKADGSLEALSQKWLKRGTGDLPL encoded by the coding sequence ATGCACTTCACCAAACGTAGTCTCTTCCTCGCCCTCGGTCTGGGCGCAGCCCTGTGGTCTTCCGGCGGCGCCCTGGCGCAGGACGCGCTGGCGACGATCACGAAATCCAAGACCGTGAAGATCGGCGTGCCGGCCGATTACCCGCCCTACGGCTTCGTCGGGCTCGACCTGAAGCCCATCGGCCTCGACATCGATGTCGCCAACCTGATCGGGGCGAAGCTCGGCGCGGCGGTGGAACTGGTGCCGGTCGTCAGCGCCAACCGCATTCCTTACCTGCAGACGAAGAAGATCGACCTGATCGTCTCGACGCTCGGCAAGAACGAGGAGCGCCTGAAGATCATCGATTTCAGTGCCGCCTACGCGCCATTCTACCAGGGCGTGTTCGCGCTCAAATCCACTGCGATCAAAAGCTTCGACGACCTCGCCGGCAAGACGGTGGCGGTGACGCGCGGCGCGATGGAGGACGAGATGATCGGCAAGGTGGCGCCGACCTCCTCGGTGATCCAGCGTTTCGAGGATCAGGCCGCCACCACCGCCGCCTTCGCGGCGGGCCAGACCCAAGTCATCGCCACCAGCGTCTCGAATATCGGCGTGCTCAGCCGCAAGAGCCCGAATCTCGGAGTCGAGTACAAGCTGCTCCTGCGCGACAGCCCCTGCTTCGTCGGGATCTCCAAGGGCGAGGACGCTCTCCTCGCGCGGGTGAACGAAATCGTGCTCGCAGCCAAGGCCGATGGCAGCCTGGAAGCCCTCTCCCAGAAGTGGCTCAAGCGCGGAACCGGCGACCTGCCGCTCTGA
- a CDS encoding ABC transporter ATP-binding protein, producing MLTIQDVGKTYADGTEALSGIRLAIPSGEILALVGGSGCGKTTLLRLVAGLDSATTGTIRLDGASVRAPHPGIGLVFQEPRLLPWLDIADNVGFGLVDLTRTERRTRVAHVLERVGLSAHKRRWPRDLSGGQQQRAAIARAFVAAPKVLLLDEPFSALDAVTREDLHRHLLALWEETRPTIVLVTHDVGEAVALADRVVVLRPHPGRIHDTLSLERPRASDPLAQASSLRALRDLLAASLGRAPSREAVPV from the coding sequence ATGCTCACGATCCAGGATGTCGGGAAGACCTACGCGGATGGCACCGAGGCCTTGTCCGGCATCCGCCTCGCGATTCCCTCCGGCGAGATCCTCGCCCTCGTCGGCGGGTCGGGCTGCGGGAAGACCACGCTGCTGCGCCTTGTTGCTGGGCTCGACAGCGCCACCACCGGGACGATTCGCCTCGACGGCGCCTCGGTTCGAGCTCCGCATCCCGGCATCGGCCTGGTGTTCCAAGAGCCGCGCCTGCTGCCCTGGCTCGATATCGCGGATAATGTAGGCTTCGGGCTCGTCGATCTCACCCGTACGGAGCGGCGGACACGGGTCGCGCATGTTCTCGAACGGGTCGGCCTTTCGGCGCATAAGCGGCGCTGGCCGCGTGACCTCTCCGGCGGCCAGCAGCAGCGCGCGGCCATCGCACGCGCCTTCGTGGCGGCCCCCAAGGTGCTGCTCCTCGACGAGCCGTTCTCGGCCCTCGACGCCGTAACCCGGGAGGACCTGCACCGTCATCTCCTCGCCCTCTGGGAAGAGACGCGGCCCACCATCGTGCTCGTCACCCATGATGTCGGTGAAGCGGTGGCCCTCGCCGACCGGGTCGTCGTGCTGCGTCCCCACCCCGGACGTATCCACGACACGCTCTCCCTCGAACGACCCAGGGCCTCCGATCCGCTCGCGCAGGCGTCGTCCTTGCGGGCACTTCGCGACCTGCTCGCTGCTTCGCTCGGACGAGCCCCATCCCGGGAGGCGGTCCCGGTCTGA
- a CDS encoding aliphatic sulfonate ABC transporter substrate-binding protein: MTPALRNRAPFLSRRKVAGLLLVAVCGALHWVGASRGEAAELGEVRLDWATYNPVSLVLKEKGFLEAALKEKGIAVRWTQSLGSNKALEYLNGGAIDFGSSAGAAALLARINGNPVKAIYAFSQPEWTALVTTRASGITGPADLKGKRIAVTRGTDPHIFLIRALHGAGLTEKDAKLVLLQHADGRTALERGDVDAWAGLDPMMAASEIEGGSVLFFRDPAANTWGVLDVREDFANAHPDVVRTVIAAYEQARSYAVANPDAVRKALVTATRLPEPVIARQLARTDLGQPKIGRVQADSIQAAGLALQQAGVIPAETNVAAAVDGLIDTRFNTGPER, translated from the coding sequence ATGACGCCTGCCCTTCGGAACCGTGCCCCGTTCCTCTCTCGCCGCAAGGTCGCCGGCCTGCTCCTGGTCGCCGTGTGCGGAGCGCTTCACTGGGTCGGGGCGTCGCGCGGCGAGGCGGCCGAACTCGGGGAAGTCCGCCTCGACTGGGCGACCTACAACCCGGTCAGCCTCGTCCTGAAGGAGAAAGGCTTCCTCGAAGCCGCCCTGAAGGAGAAGGGCATCGCGGTACGCTGGACGCAGTCGCTCGGCTCGAACAAGGCGCTCGAGTACCTCAACGGCGGGGCGATCGACTTCGGCTCGTCGGCCGGCGCCGCCGCCCTGCTGGCGCGCATCAACGGCAACCCGGTCAAGGCGATCTATGCCTTCTCGCAGCCGGAATGGACCGCTCTGGTCACCACCAGGGCGAGCGGCATCACCGGACCGGCCGACCTCAAGGGGAAGCGCATCGCGGTCACGCGCGGCACCGATCCGCACATCTTCCTCATCCGCGCCCTCCATGGCGCTGGCCTCACCGAGAAGGACGCCAAGCTCGTCCTCCTCCAGCACGCCGATGGGCGCACCGCTCTGGAGCGCGGCGACGTCGATGCCTGGGCCGGCCTCGATCCGATGATGGCGGCGTCGGAAATCGAGGGCGGCAGCGTGTTGTTCTTCCGCGACCCGGCCGCCAACACCTGGGGCGTCCTCGACGTGCGCGAGGACTTCGCCAACGCGCACCCGGATGTCGTGCGCACGGTCATCGCCGCCTACGAGCAGGCGCGCTCCTATGCGGTCGCAAACCCGGATGCCGTACGGAAGGCCCTCGTCACGGCCACCCGGCTGCCCGAGCCGGTGATCGCGCGCCAACTCGCCCGCACCGATCTCGGCCAGCCGAAGATCGGCCGGGTTCAGGCCGACAGCATCCAGGCGGCGGGCCTCGCCCTGCAGCAAGCCGGCGTGATACCGGCGGAGACGAACGTCGCGGCGGCGGTGGACGGGCTCATCGACACCCGCTTCAACACCGGACCGGAGCGGTGA
- a CDS encoding FAD/NAD(P)-binding protein: MTSTVPPHSIAIIGGGFSGFTVATQLLRALPGERPILLVERAHEPGRGLAYATANADHLLNLRATHMSADPERPSAFADWLDCTRLDADAQAGIRVTDAGTFAARGLYGRYISESFERTRAEAGARLDVLRDAVLDLEPIDGGFTLRTESGRSIPIAGAVLAMGNLPGPVTARSRYQRDPWDVAGLRDLDPTREVLIVGTGLTMMDAVATLRRQGFPGRIVAVSRRGLVPKPHAPVPVRARPEFSAETRASIRKLLAWGRAEIAAARAEGADWRSVIDALRPITDELWTGLPRLEQARFLRHLRPYWDVHRHRTAPPAAATIAGEVARGTLRILAGRLQTVEDATAHAIVTVQPRGSGRPVQIAAGAILDATGFSRFAETADPLVRNLLARGLVRPGPFGLGVDATPDGKVVSSRGDAPLWAVGPLLRGVLWECIAVPDIRDASVDLADAVAARISQD, encoded by the coding sequence ATGACCTCGACCGTCCCGCCGCATTCCATCGCCATCATCGGCGGAGGCTTCAGCGGCTTTACGGTGGCGACGCAATTGCTGCGGGCACTTCCCGGCGAACGCCCCATCCTCCTCGTCGAGCGGGCCCACGAACCGGGGCGGGGGCTCGCCTATGCGACGGCCAACGCGGATCACCTGCTGAACCTGCGGGCCACGCATATGAGCGCCGATCCCGAGCGGCCAAGCGCATTCGCCGACTGGCTCGACTGCACCCGGCTCGACGCCGACGCACAGGCCGGCATCCGTGTCACCGATGCGGGCACCTTCGCCGCACGCGGCCTCTATGGACGATACATCTCGGAATCCTTCGAACGGACACGCGCCGAAGCGGGTGCGCGTCTCGACGTCCTGCGGGATGCGGTCCTCGATCTGGAGCCGATCGATGGCGGCTTCACCCTGCGCACGGAATCCGGCCGGTCCATCCCCATTGCCGGCGCGGTGCTGGCCATGGGCAATCTGCCGGGGCCCGTCACAGCGCGCAGCCGCTACCAGCGCGACCCCTGGGACGTCGCCGGCCTGCGCGACCTCGACCCAACCCGCGAGGTCCTGATCGTCGGCACCGGGCTGACGATGATGGATGCCGTGGCGACGCTGCGCCGTCAGGGCTTCCCGGGCAGAATCGTCGCCGTATCCCGCCGGGGTCTGGTGCCGAAGCCGCACGCCCCGGTGCCGGTCCGGGCGCGTCCGGAGTTCAGCGCGGAGACCCGAGCCTCCATCCGCAAGCTCCTCGCCTGGGGCCGGGCGGAGATCGCGGCGGCGCGAGCCGAGGGCGCCGATTGGCGCAGCGTAATCGATGCCCTCCGGCCCATCACGGATGAACTCTGGACGGGATTGCCGCGTCTCGAGCAGGCGCGCTTCCTACGCCACTTGCGCCCTTACTGGGACGTGCACCGCCACCGGACGGCACCGCCCGCCGCCGCGACCATCGCGGGGGAGGTGGCACGCGGCACCCTGCGCATCCTCGCGGGGCGTCTTCAGACCGTCGAGGATGCGACGGCGCACGCCATCGTCACAGTACAGCCGCGCGGCAGCGGCCGCCCCGTGCAGATCGCGGCGGGGGCGATCCTCGACGCCACCGGGTTCAGCCGGTTCGCGGAAACGGCGGATCCCCTCGTGCGCAACCTGCTGGCACGCGGCCTCGTGCGCCCCGGCCCCTTCGGCCTCGGCGTCGACGCCACGCCGGACGGCAAGGTCGTCTCGTCACGGGGAGACGCACCGCTCTGGGCGGTCGGCCCGCTCCTGCGCGGCGTCCTTTGGGAATGCATCGCCGTTCCCGATATACGCGATGCCTCGGTCGATCTCGCCGACGCCGTTGCGGCGCGGATTAGCCAGGATTGA